The Candidatus Rokuibacteriota bacterium genomic sequence GCCATCGTCACCAAGCGACTCGGAAAGCTCCTGCGGGGAGACGGTCGCCGTGCCTCGCTTCATCACCACCACGCCGCCGGCCACGTTGGCGAGCCACGCGGCCTCGACCGCTTCCGCCCCGGCGGCGAGGGCGACGGTAAAGGCGCTGATCACGGTGTCCCCCGCGCCGGTCACGTCGGCGATCTGATCGCTCCCGTGAATAGGCATGAACGTCACGGGCCCCTCGCGCTCGAGCAGCGCCATGCCCCGACTGCCGCGCGTAATCAGGAGATATCGCGAATCGAGCCGCTCGAGCACCACGCGCCCGGCCTTCTCGAGAGCGCTCTCGTCTCCCAGCTCGGCCCCCGCCAGCGCCTCGACCTCGGGCTCGTTCGGAGTCGCCGCGGTCGCGCCCCGGAAGCGCGGCAGGTCATAGCGGCTGTCCACTGCCACGATGGCCCCGTGCCCTCGCGCCGCCTCGATGACGGCTTCGAAGACCCGTGCCGTGACGGAGCCATAGCCGTAGTCGGAGACGAGGAAGGCGTCGGCTCCGCTCCCGGCCGCCTGCACGGCGGCGATCAGCCGCGCCTCGACATCGCCCGTCAGGCTCGGCTCGGGCTCGCGGTCCAGCCTGACGACCTGCTGGCGCGTGGACTCGTAGCCGCCTGCCATGATGCGCGTCTTCATCGGAGTCAGGCGCCCCGCTGCCCTGCTCACACCCTCGCAAGGGATCCCGGCTTCGCCGAAGAGCCGCAGGACTTCGTCTCCCGCTGGGTCTCTGCCCAGGACGCCTACGGGCAGGGCCGTCGCACCGAGGGCGCGGACATTGTGAGCGGCATTCGCGGCGCCGCCCAGGCGAACCTCGCGGTCCGTGAAGCGGAGGATGAGGACGGGCGCCTCCCGGGAGATGCGCGCGGGCTTGCCGTAGAGGTATTCGTCGGCGATGAGGTCGCCGACGACGACGATCCTCTTGCCGGTGAACCCCGTGATGAGCGCGCGGAGCCTCTTCACCGGGAACATGGCATCTCCAGTCTCCCCAGCGCCCACTCGACGGCGTCGAAGAGATCCTCGGCCACATGGTCGGGCTTCAGCGTCCACTCTTGCCGCCGATACTCCCATTCCCCACGGCCGTACCCCGTGAGCACGAGGACCGTCGCCAGTCCAGCCGCGTGTCCAGCTCCAATGTCCGACGGCTTGTCGCCTACCATCACCGACCGGGACAGGTCCAACGCCAAATCCGCCGCCGCGCGGAGCAGGAGCCCCGGCTTGGGCTTCCGGCATTCGCACTCAAGGCGGAATGGCGGCCGCCCGGCTGTCGGATGATGGGTGCAGACATAGAGAGCGTCGAGAATCGCTCCGTGCTCGGCCAGCTGGCGCTCGACCTCGGCGTTGACCGCGTCGAGTGTCTCTTTCGAAAAATAGTCTCGCGCAATGCCGGCCTGGTTGGTCGCCATCACCGCGGCGATCCCTGCCCGATTGAGGCGGGCGACAGCGGCGGGCGATCTCGGCAGCATGCGTACCCGGCTGGGGTGATTGATATACCCCGCCTCCTCGATGAGACAACCGTCGCGGTCCATGAACACGGCTGGACGGCCAGTGGACGCCGGGGGCATGAGGGCAGTGTAATGCTCCGGCCCGGATTGATCAATGAAAATCCCGGTTTGGTCGTGTCTCGGGTCGACCGTAGGGGTCGAGGTCGGCAGTGCCACCCGTGGCGTACACCTGACATGGTCCCGCGCGCGAAGCGGCCTTCTGACGTGATCCCGCTTACCAAGGCGATCCGGGACACTGCGACGGGGACAAGGGAAACGTCAAAACTAGGGGCCTCGAATAGGGGACCATTGAAAGGGGGTCTGAGGGGCGGGAAGGCTCGCACCATATAGTAGTTATCATCCAGAAAGCAGAGGCAGGTCACCTAGCCTATGGCGTACACGCGTTGCGGATACGGCTAGATTTCTCTCCGCAGTCCTCACTTCAAGAGGCGAACCCTGATCCTGCATATCGGGACCCGCGGGGGGTCCCAAGCTGAATCCGATCCGTTTCCGGTACCCACACGTTACACTACCGCGTGATGGCCGACGCCGTGCTCCCTCCGTGCCCTCCGATTATTCTCGAAAAGGTTCGCCAGTTCACCGAGCACATCGAAGTCTACAAGTCCGGAGACTACAGCGAGGCCCAGCTTCGGATAGATTTCCTCAATCCCATGGTCGAAGCCCTCGGCTGGGACGTGGAGAACAAGCTTGGCTACGCCGAGGCCTATCGCGACGTTGTCTATGAAGACCAAGTCAAGGTTGGTGGGGCGGCCAAGGCGCCCGACTACGGCTTCTATATCGGTGGCCGCGCTGCCGGTGGCGGGCGGAAATTCTTCCTAGAAGCGAAGAACCCCTCGATCAATCTTCTTGTCAATCCTGCTCCCGCATATCAATTGCGACGCTATGCATGGACCGCCAAACTTCCCCTGTCGATCCTCACCTCGTTCGAGGAGTTTATCGTCTACGACACCCGCGTCGAGCCGTTAAAGACAGACAAGGCAACAACTGCCTCTATCCTCAAGGTTGTCTACACCGACTTTCCCCAGCGTTGGCACGAGATAGCAGCGCTCTTTTCGATCGACGCCATCCGCCGAGGTTCATTCGACCGCTTCGCGCAGTCGATGAAGAAGCAACGTGGCACGGCACCGGTCGATGATGCGTTCCTCCAGGACATCGAGCAGTGGCGAGAGGACCTCGCCCAAGCCATCGCGAAACACAACCCGACGATTTCTCAGCGCGATTTGAACTTTTCAGTGCAGCGCACGATCGATCGCATCATCTTCCTCCGGATGTGCGAAGACCGAGGTATCGAATCACCGGCGAGCCTTATGGCACTTCTAAGCGGTGACCGAGTCTATACACGGCTCGGTGAGATGTTCCATCGCGCCGATGATCGATACAATTCTGGGCTGTTCCATTTTGCAACGGAAAAAGGCCGTGATGAAGTCCCCGATCAGCTGACTCTCCGGCTGGAGATCGACGACAAAGTTCTAAAGCACATCATCAAGCGGCTTTACGACAGCCCGTATGAATTTAGCGTCCTGCCGCCGGAAATCTTGGGCCAAGTCTACGAGCAATTCCTCGGTAAGGTCATTGTCCTCACGGCCGGTCATCGTGCAAGGGTCGAGGCTAAGCCGGAAGTACGTAAGGCGGGCGGTGTTTACTACACTCCTGCATACATCGTTGACGACATCGTGAAAGACACCCTAGGCAGGTTGCTCGACGATCTACCTCATCCAAGCGAGAACCCTGGCGACCAACCACGCCAATCGGTAGCGCCGCTCGCCAGTAAACGAGATTCCGGTCGCGTTCTCTCTCCTAAGGACGCTGTGAAGCTGCGCATTCTCGATCCGGCGTGCGGGTCGGGCTCATTCCTGATCGGCGCGTATCAGTACCTCCTAGACTGGCATCTCCGTTGGTATCTGAAGAACGATCCCGACCAACACTGCAAGGGCAAGAACCCTCCCCTCATGCGGATGGCGAGAGCCAGATACAGCCTTTCAAGTCCTACCACCCAGAGTGTCGACTACCGCCTCACCACCTCCAAGCGCAAGGACATCCTACTTAACTCAATCTATGGCGTCGACATTGACCCCCAGGCCGTAGAGGTCACCAAACTGTCGCTCCTTCTGAAGGTCCTCGAAGGCGAATCACAGGAATCGATCAACGCGCAACTCAAGCTCTTCCACCAGCGTGCACTGCCTGATCTAGGACGAAACGTCAAATGTGGGAACAGTCTCATTGACTCTCACTTCTATGCGACCGGGCAATTGACGCTGAACGAGGAAGATCGCATCCGCATCAATGTATTTGACTGGGACAAGGGATTTCCTGAAATCATGAAACACGGCGGATTTGACGTAGTGATTGGGAATCCACCATACATCTTCGGTGAGTATCACGATGCGAACACGAAGGCATTTCTTGAATCGATAATGAGAAGCGCCGTGGGTCAATACGACACCTATTGGCTGTTCATTGAACGGGCGCTCGATCTGACACGAGATGGGGGACGGTGCGGTCTTATTGTTCCGGATGCGCTGCTCGCACGCGACGAGTGTTCAACCATTCGCGAATTGTTGCTCAGCAAGGGCCTAGAACGCTTGTTTCATTGCGGACTAGTGTTTTCCGCAGGTGTCTCCGCCCTCGTGTTTACCATCGCAAAGGGCTCACGGCCAGCGCAAATCAGAATCGAGACACGAGAAGGTGAACGAGCGGTGGAGCGCGAAGCGTGTTCGTCGGACCGTTTCATGAAGGATCCGCGACGGAAATTCTTGATCTATGCTTCTGACGCAGAAGCAGTCTTGATCGACGGGATTCGAGCACACTCGAAGCCGCTCCTTAAATACGCCAAACTGTCGCGAGGGGAAGAGCTAGGCAAGAAGAACGTTCTCGCCAGTGGGCCAGTCCCGATCCTAGTCGGCGAAAACATCGGGCGCTATTCGCTTAGCCGCCCAACACGATTCATTCGGAGGCCCGAGAAGGATAAGGATCTGTATCGCTCTCCGAAGATTGTGATCGTCAAAACGGGAGCCCAGTGCATTGCGTCGCTCGACCGCGAATCGCTTGTAACGATGCAGTCTGTGTACAACCTCCACATAATAGATGACGCGATCCCGATCGAGTCCATGTTGGCAATTCTCAATAGCCGCCTAACTGCCTATCTGGTTAAGAAGACCTTTACGGCGTACAAGTTACTCTTTCCTCAGTTGAACCAGACAACAATAGAGGAACTCCCAGTTGTCCTACCAGACAGTGAACAGCAGCGAGAGGCGAAGACGCTGGTAGACAGAATACTCGAATTGCGGCAGCAGCTAGTGGCAACGAGGTCGCCAGTCGACCAGGAGCGCCTGTCTCGTGAGATCGAGGCCATCGGTGATCGGATCGACCAATTTGTCTACGGGCTCTATGACCTGACTCCTGAGCAGATTCGAATCGTCGAGCAGGCCACAGTCCCTTCCTCCGCGTAAGAGGCTGAATGGTGGACGCGGATAAGGAGAGTTCAGACCGTCTGATCTCGGCGGCGTCATCGTGGATGAGCGGACTCTTCGATTTAGTCATCGACCGCCGAAACCCCTAACGCCAAACTGAGACACTACCTCTGTTTTACTGACTCGAGGAACCCGTCAGGGGGCTGAGAAGGCGATAGATTCGTTCGAGCCCTTCGACCTGCGCCGCGTAGGTGAACGGCTCGGCCGACGTCCGGGCCGCCAGCGCCAGCCTTCCCGCATCGCCGTCCCGAATGATCCGCAGTCCTTGCGCGATATCGGACGGATCGAGAGAGGCTGTCACAGCGCCGTTCACGCCGTCCCGCACGACCTCAGATCCGCCCGTCATCGCACTCGTGAGCACCGGGACGCCGGACGCCAGCGCCTCGAGATGCACGTTCCCGAATGGCTCGTAGCGGGCCGGCAGAGCCACGGCGTCGGCGGCGGCATAGAGCCGTTCGACGTCGGGACGCGGCGCTGTCCAGGTCACGGATCCCTGCAGGTCGAGCCGCGCCTCCAGCCTGCGGTATATCTCGGTCCGCCCTTTGCCGGCCACGAGGAGGCGGATGTCACGGGACCGGAGGGCGGCCACGGCCTCCATCAGGGGTCCTAAGCCTTTGCGCTCGAAGCCGGAGCCGACGAACGCAACCAGCCACGCGTCCCGCGAAATCCCCAGCGCCTCCCGAGTCTCCGCTCGCCAGCGCTTGCGGTTCTCTGGATGGAAGCGGGTCAGGTCCACACCGTTATAAACGACGGTGACGCTCGAAGCCGGCGTGCGGTAGAGGCGCTCGATTTCGGCCTTGCCCCTTGCGGAAATCGCCACGATGTGGCGCGCGCCCCGAAGCGTGAAGATGCGCCGCTCCAGCCACAAGAGGAGCCGATGCTGAGGATTCACTTGAAGGCCCCCGCGCCCCATGGCCTCGAGGTACGCCCGATGGCAGCCTTCGCCGGCCCGGTAGATGTCCTGGGCCAGGCACCGCTCGTGGCTCTGGACGAGGTCGTAGGCTCCGGCG encodes the following:
- a CDS encoding HAD-IIIA family hydrolase, translating into MPPASTGRPAVFMDRDGCLIEEAGYINHPSRVRMLPRSPAAVARLNRAGIAAVMATNQAGIARDYFSKETLDAVNAEVERQLAEHGAILDALYVCTHHPTAGRPPFRLECECRKPKPGLLLRAAADLALDLSRSVMVGDKPSDIGAGHAAGLATVLVLTGYGRGEWEYRRQEWTLKPDHVAEDLFDAVEWALGRLEMPCSR
- a CDS encoding PfkB family carbohydrate kinase gives rise to the protein MFPVKRLRALITGFTGKRIVVVGDLIADEYLYGKPARISREAPVLILRFTDREVRLGGAANAAHNVRALGATALPVGVLGRDPAGDEVLRLFGEAGIPCEGVSRAAGRLTPMKTRIMAGGYESTRQQVVRLDREPEPSLTGDVEARLIAAVQAAGSGADAFLVSDYGYGSVTARVFEAVIEAARGHGAIVAVDSRYDLPRFRGATAATPNEPEVEALAGAELGDESALEKAGRVVLERLDSRYLLITRGSRGMALLEREGPVTFMPIHGSDQIADVTGAGDTVISAFTVALAAGAEAVEAAWLANVAGGVVVMKRGTATVSPQELSESLGDDGAAARR
- a CDS encoding TaqI-like C-terminal specificity domain-containing protein, translating into MADAVLPPCPPIILEKVRQFTEHIEVYKSGDYSEAQLRIDFLNPMVEALGWDVENKLGYAEAYRDVVYEDQVKVGGAAKAPDYGFYIGGRAAGGGRKFFLEAKNPSINLLVNPAPAYQLRRYAWTAKLPLSILTSFEEFIVYDTRVEPLKTDKATTASILKVVYTDFPQRWHEIAALFSIDAIRRGSFDRFAQSMKKQRGTAPVDDAFLQDIEQWREDLAQAIAKHNPTISQRDLNFSVQRTIDRIIFLRMCEDRGIESPASLMALLSGDRVYTRLGEMFHRADDRYNSGLFHFATEKGRDEVPDQLTLRLEIDDKVLKHIIKRLYDSPYEFSVLPPEILGQVYEQFLGKVIVLTAGHRARVEAKPEVRKAGGVYYTPAYIVDDIVKDTLGRLLDDLPHPSENPGDQPRQSVAPLASKRDSGRVLSPKDAVKLRILDPACGSGSFLIGAYQYLLDWHLRWYLKNDPDQHCKGKNPPLMRMARARYSLSSPTTQSVDYRLTTSKRKDILLNSIYGVDIDPQAVEVTKLSLLLKVLEGESQESINAQLKLFHQRALPDLGRNVKCGNSLIDSHFYATGQLTLNEEDRIRINVFDWDKGFPEIMKHGGFDVVIGNPPYIFGEYHDANTKAFLESIMRSAVGQYDTYWLFIERALDLTRDGGRCGLIVPDALLARDECSTIRELLLSKGLERLFHCGLVFSAGVSALVFTIAKGSRPAQIRIETREGERAVEREACSSDRFMKDPRRKFLIYASDAEAVLIDGIRAHSKPLLKYAKLSRGEELGKKNVLASGPVPILVGENIGRYSLSRPTRFIRRPEKDKDLYRSPKIVIVKTGAQCIASLDRESLVTMQSVYNLHIIDDAIPIESMLAILNSRLTAYLVKKTFTAYKLLFPQLNQTTIEELPVVLPDSEQQREAKTLVDRILELRQQLVATRSPVDQERLSREIEAIGDRIDQFVYGLYDLTPEQIRIVEQATVPSSA
- a CDS encoding glycosyltransferase family 4 protein, which encodes MKLAVICRPFSFHGGVETSTAGLLRALVERGGYDVDLITSAGQFPVPGVGLRRLAVPGQPSVLRQLCFALAAKRAVSAGAYDLVQSHERCLAQDIYRAGEGCHRAYLEAMGRGGLQVNPQHRLLLWLERRIFTLRGARHIVAISARGKAEIERLYRTPASSVTVVYNGVDLTRFHPENRKRWRAETREALGISRDAWLVAFVGSGFERKGLGPLMEAVAALRSRDIRLLVAGKGRTEIYRRLEARLDLQGSVTWTAPRPDVERLYAAADAVALPARYEPFGNVHLEALASGVPVLTSAMTGGSEVVRDGVNGAVTASLDPSDIAQGLRIIRDGDAGRLALAARTSAEPFTYAAQVEGLERIYRLLSPLTGSSSQ